DNA from Kitasatospora herbaricolor:
GTGCACCGGCCCGGGAGCCGAGCGGGGACTCAGCCGGGACGACCGGGGCCGGCGGCCGGAGCGGGTCCCCCGGGCGGCACCGGGCCAGCCGGACCACCGGCGCCCTCGCCACCGAGCGGCCCGCCCGGGGCGGGGGGCGGGGTGAGGGTGTAATCGGTGCCGTGGATGCCCGAGCCGGCCCCCCGGTGCCAGAGCGGCACGACCACGATCACCGCCGGGACCGGTCTGCGGTCATTCACCGGAGGACGCCCCGTCGGTCGCCCGGCCGCCGGCGGACCGCCGATCGGCCTCCAGGGAGCGCTCCAGCCCCGACAGCAGGGTGCGGAAGGTGGCGGCGTCGTGGTCCGTCAGGTGCTCTGCCGACGGAGTCTCGGTCGGTGGCTGGCTCATGGCCGGGCGTCTCGATTCTGCGGGGCGGGTCGGGCGGCCGGGACCGGAAGGCGGGCCGGTGCTCCCGGGGCGAGAGCTGACGCGACGTTAGACCGCGGCGATCAACACCCACTAAACAACCGCGGACCCTCCCGTCACGCGCCTCACATCCGCGCGTGGAACCCCGTTCCCGGGGTCCGACCACCCGAGGGGCCCGGGCCACCGACGGCTCACGCCCGGCCGGCCCGGACCCACCGCATCCGTACCGGCGGCCGCATCCCCGCGACCCGCCGGTCAGGCCAGGCCCGCCGCACGAAGGACGGAGGCCCGCCCCAGCACCTTGTCGACGGTGATCTCGATGACGACCCGGTCCGGGTTGACCCTCGGCTGGCGGTAGCGCTCGGCATAGCGGCGGACGGCCTCCGCGACGGCCTCCGGATCCTCGCGCACCACCGCGACGCCCTCCAGGGTGGACCAGCGCGCCCAGTCCACCTGGCAGAGCGCCACCCGCATCCCGTCCGGGCCGGCCGCCTGGACG
Protein-coding regions in this window:
- a CDS encoding PPOX class F420-dependent oxidoreductase, which produces MVHDLSNPDDVFLAFWRERLLSTLTTVRPDGTPHVVPVGVTYDPEAGLARVITNRASRKARNVQAAGPDGMRVALCQVDWARWSTLEGVAVVREDPEAVAEAVRRYAERYRQPRVNPDRVVIEITVDKVLGRASVLRAAGLA